The genome window TTTATGATCATTGTTTAAATCATTGAACTGTGCAGTCTCATTTTAAATAAGGTTTTGAAGGTTGGgggcagtttttttgttttgttttgtttttttcttacccGAAATACGTTTTTTGGGATGGTTTCCCATTCATCTTGATTCCGGCAGCTTTTAGTGCTGCTTCCGTCTGGAGGAGCACCCTTCTGGAAGCCTTGCTTTTCCTCCTGTAGGCTGGCAGAGGACAGTAGAGCAGCCAACACACAAAACTACTGTTTGTGCATGGCTAAAGATGGTGGTGATTTTATAGCATCCTGGGCATTTCACATCCATGAAATAGGAATTGGGGCTCTGCACCAGGTGCTTCTtcttgtgtttcctcttcttttctggaGAGGGATGAAGGAGATCCTTTGCGAGAGGCATGTTCTCCTGGGGAGGTCATCACCGTCGGAAAGGtggggttgattttttttttgcgtagGAGTTGCTAAGATTTCAGCATTCATGtttgaaagaataataatttaaggATAAAGCATGATCAGGTCACATGCAGGGAGACCACACAGATACTCAAGAATGGCAACTCTAACATTTTCCAGAGCAAAGGAAGAGAGGTAAGTGGGCAGTGTTTAAGAAggcagaacagggcttccctggtggcgcagtggttgagggtccgcctgccgatgcaggggacgcgggttcgtgccccggtccgggaggatcccacgtgccgcggagcggctgggtctgtgagccatggccgctgagcctgcgcgtccggagcctgtgctccgcaacgggagaggccacagcagtgagaggcccgtgtaccaaaaaaaaaaaaaaaaagaaggcagaacaaAAAGTATACATGGGACTGAATTGTGTCTAGACAGCTAGGCATTGGCAGTTGGCCGTCTTTTCTCCAGGTTTCTGAGAGGCACTGGAGACCTCACACCAGTGAAATGACCTGATGAGTTACACGTTTTGGCAGAGTAGCTCTGATGTCAGTAttgaaaatggatttgagacaAGAAGAGTTGTACTAATGAGTTTATTGCAGTTGGGACTGAGTTAGAATTTGGGCTCCATTTAAATATATCTGCAGTGCTAATTGAAAGGAGGAGATGGATTTGAGAGACAGTGATGTTAGAATAAGTAGGATAGTGCTACCAAATGGATGTAAGAtgtgaggaaaaaggaaataaattgaaCTAGACTATGTATAAGCCAGGCTTGCCTAGAGGATAACCAGTCATGCTGTAAACTAGAAACATGGAACAAAGAAGCGTGcacatgtgcgtgtgtgcgtgtgtgtgtgtgtgtgttgtagggGGAGGGTAGCGGAGATGTAATGAATTAGTTTTAGGCCATTTTTAGTTAGAAATGGGACATACACATTGTTCCGACTTACAGGCAGTTGCAGTTGTTCAAGGCTATAGATGAAAATTTAGGAATTGTCTGTGTAGTGGTTGCAAGGGTGAGGTTTCTTAAGAGAATGTACTGCCAGTAGAGTACAGAAGCTTGAAGAACCCTTTTTAGTTAAATAGTTATATGCTTAAGTCAACTGATTTATATTAGGTATGCAATTATACACTCCTTTCCCCTTTTTAAGCGTTAGGTGGAAGTGAAAAAAACTGAGAGATGGAGACACTGAGTGAGAGGTATAGGATCTCAGCAGTGCCGATCATCAGACGGGTTGTAGGGTCAAGTAGGATGAAAGGTGTTGTTTCACTGGATGATAAGATTGTTGTGATCTTCAGTGGAACAACTTAGTAGGAGCGATGAGGAGAAGGACAGAGTGTGATGCGTTGACAGTTTTACAGAAGGTCAGAAAGCGGAGAAGGGAAATTTCAAGAAGATTGAGACAGTAACTTGAAATCACTTTAGGTGAAAGTTACATGAAGTGACTGCAATTCTTAACCGTGGTTCATGCCTTGAAAAAGATACTAGTATGACCAGGTATGGTAGACTTGAGAGAATGGGAAAAAGACCACCtcctaattaaaataataacaaagggaaaatgctttgcatttatttatgtgtacttaagttatttaatttctctgggtcTTTTTGCGTAAATGGAGTTACGCGTAATAACCCATTTCATGGCGTGGTTGTGAGGACCAAAGAGTTAATTAACACGTGTAAAGGttttagaacagtgccaggcatataCTAAATTGCTAATGAGTAATAGCTATTGTTATTATGTAAGGTTTCAGTATAGTCGTATTGCAGTTACAGTAGTCAGTGCTCCTagctccaggatagatcacattctcACTACCAGGAAGGGAGCTTTTCTTTATCCTAACTACATGAAAGGCAtctgatatttttcaataaaatatcatATTCCTTAGTGGAACCTACTTTTCtctaaagttaaaaatagaagtagCATTCTACTTGGAATAAATACAGAAATCTTGCTTCTTAATCCGATCCTTGGAATGAACTTAAGTGTCCTGAGACACTTGTTGTGGAGTCCAGATCCAGTGGGCCCAGCTCTGCCGTTCTGCAGGAGAAGCCCTAATCTGGAAGTCAGATGGTTCCAGGACCACTGTCCTTGAGACAAAGCCTGAAAAGCTGCGGGCAGTCAGCCCCAGTATCCTCAGATGAACTTGAGAGTTGTAACGGAGGGTCTGGTTTGGCTGAAAGGACATTATGTAGTGTAGAACATTATGTGGGCAAGGCACTTCTCTTCGTTATTTTTTCTAATAGCTTGGCAAATGATCGATCGGGTTAGGAGTTCTCTGTCACTATCCCAGGTGTGCCAAGTATTAACCAACTTTGTAACTgattttcatttgtataattaaCTGGTGATGCGGATGTGGATCTCCTAGTGTTGTTCTGAGTGTTATAACGTAAGTAGAGGCCATGTATTTATTATGTCTTTAAATTGGAAGGGTTTTCTCCCcaccttccagttttattgacatatagttgacatacagcactgcatAGTTTagggtgtacagcatagtgattggacatacattgtgaaatgattaccactgtAAGTTTATGGAAGGGGTTTTTGAAGGTACACCAAAAAAAGGTGTGTTTTTTTGCTGGAAAACTGCTTG of Physeter macrocephalus isolate SW-GA chromosome 5, ASM283717v5, whole genome shotgun sequence contains these proteins:
- the LOC102988647 gene encoding 40S ribosomal protein S27-like, with protein sequence MPLAKDLLHPSPEKKRKHKKKHLVQSPNSYFMDVKCPGCYKITTIFSHAQTVVLCVGCSTVLCQPTGGKARLPEGCSSRRKQH